In Miscanthus floridulus cultivar M001 chromosome 5, ASM1932011v1, whole genome shotgun sequence, one genomic interval encodes:
- the LOC136452558 gene encoding probable aspartyl aminopeptidase, whose translation MAAVAPVVSDLVDFLNVSPTAFHAVDEAKRRLKAAGFVQLLEREEWAGLEPGRKYFFTRNHSTIVAFAIGAKYVAGNGFHIIGAHTDSPCLKLKPVSKVTKGGYLEVGVQTYGGGLWYTWFDRDLTVAGRVIIREMKDGEVSYAHKLVRVQEPIMRIPTLAIHLDRTLNSEGLKLNNQSHLVPVLATCIKNEMQKFVAENGPKQASENVNTKHHPLLLQLIAKEANCEPDEICDFELQLCDTQPSAVAGAMKEFIFSGRLDNLCMSFCSLKALIDSSSVEHSLDHESGVRMVALFDHEEVGSDSAQGAGSPAMLDALSRITGSFNSSNSKLLEKAIQRSFLVSADMAHALHPNYMDKHEENHQPKLHGGLVIKHNANQRYATNAVTAFIFREIAERHQLPIQDFVVRNDMACGSTIGPILASGVGVRTVDIGAPQLSMHSIREMCAVDDISHAYEHFKAYYEEFTELDSKVKVDY comes from the exons ATGGCAGCCGTCGCCCCCGTCGTCTCCGACCTCGTCGACTTCCTCAACGTGTCGCCCACCGCCTTTCACGCAGTTG ACGAGGCGAAGCGGCGGCTGAAGGCGGCGGGGTTCGTGCAGCTGTTGGAGCGGGAGGAGTGGGCGGGTCTCGAGCCCGGGCGCAAGTACTTCTTCACACGCAACCACTCCACCATCGTTGCTTTCGCCATCGGCGCAAA ATATGTTGCTGGCAATGGGTTTCACATCATTGGTGCACACACCGACAGCCCTTGCCTCAAGCTCAAGCCCGTCTCCAAG GTAACCAAAGGAGGTTACCTTGAGGTTGGGGTTCAAACGTATGGTGGTGGATTGTGGTACACATGGTTCGACCGTGATCTTACTGTTGCTGGTAGGGTGATTATAAGAGAGATGAAGGATGGTGAGGTCTCTTATGCACACAAGCTTGTACGGGTACAAGAACCAATTATGAGGATACCTACTTTGGCTATTCACCTAGACAG GACTCTCAACTCAGAAGGTCTCAAGCTTAACAATCAGAGTCATCTTGTTCCAGTGCTGGCTACATGTATCAAG AATGAAATGCAGAAATTTGTAGCAGAAAATGGCCCAAAGCAAGCATCCGAGAATGTGAACACAAAGCATCATCCATTACTATTGCAG TTGATTGCTAAAGAAGCTAACTGTGAGCCTGATGAGATATGTGACTTTGAACTGCAACTATGTGATACTCAACCAAGTGCTGTAGCAGGTGCCATGAAAGAGTTCATCTTTTCAGGAAGGCTTGACAATCTTTGCATGTCATTTTGTTCATTGAAG GCCCTAATCGACTCCAGTTCTGTTGAACACTCTCTTGACCATGAATCTGGTGTGCGAATGgtagctctatttgaccatgaaGAAGTTGGGTCTGATTCTGCTCAGGGTGCTGGTTCCCCTGCCATGTTGGATGCTTTGTCAAGAATCACTGGGTCTTTTAACTCTTCAAATTCCAAG TTGCTAGAAAAAGCTATTCAAAGGAGCTTTCTGGTGTCTGCTGACATGGCACATGCTTTACACCCCAATTATATG GACAAGCATGAGGAGAACCACCAACCAAAATTGCATGGAGGACTTGTAATCAAGCATAATGCCAATCAACGATATGCTACAAATGCTGTGACAGCATTTATTTTCCGAGAAATTGCTGAGAGACACCAACTACCTATACAG GATTTTGTTGTTCGCAATGACATGGCTTGTGGTTCAACAATTGGGCCAATACTCGCTAGTGGTGTTGGTGTTCGCACTGTTGATATTGGAGCACCCCAATTATCAATGCACAGCATCAGAGAAATGTGTGCCGTTGACGATATTAGCCACGCATATGAGCATTTCAAGGCATATTATGAAGAATTTACTGAATTGGATAGCAAGGTCAAGGTGGATTACTAA